Within the Desulfovibrio sp. X2 genome, the region CCGGCCCGCCTCAGCGCTTGCGCAGAAGCCGCTTGTCGCCCACGCGCACGGTGATCTTCTCCTTGTCCAGCCACTCGAGCAGCGGGATGGCGTACTTGCGCGAAAGGCCCGTGAGGTCCCGAAGCGACCCCGGGCCGAGGTCGTCGTTCTGCTTGAACCATTCCGTGATCATGGCCACGAGGCTGTCCACGGCGCTGCGCGCGAAGTACATGTCCTCCTTGACCTTCACCAGCTCGCCCTGGTCCGTGAGCAGCTTGAAGACCGGAGCCGCGGCCTTGAAGTCCACGTTCAGCGGATCGAGCACGTCCTTCAGGTTGGGCGGGGTGACGCCGCCCTTGGCGTAGGCCGAGAGCACGGCCTCGCGCAGCTTGGCCTGGTCCGAGGCCAGGGAGACCTTGTGGCCCGGCAGGCGCAGCATCTCCTGCTCCTGCACGAGCTCGCCCTTCTTGAGCAGCCGCTCCACCAGGAAGTGGAAGAGCTTGGGGGAGACGTCGCGGCCCCAGCCCGAGGCCAGGGCGCCGCGCGGCAGTCCCGGCTTCATGGGCTCGCGGCGGTGGTAGTCGGCCACGTGGGCCAGGGCGGAGGCGGAAAGCTCGTCGCAGATCCGGCCCGCCACGTAGGCCCGCTCCTCGCGGTCGAACATCAGCGCCTGCTGGCGGCCGCCCAGGTCGTTCAGGATCTTCTCCAGCCCCCGGCTCTCCAGGTTCGTGCCCACGAGGAGGCGGGCGAAGGAGAGCCCGGCGGTCCCGGCCATGTCGAGCTGGAAGAGGACCAGCTCCTCGGGCGCGGCCTGGGGCAGGGAGAGGAGCCTCGCCGCCTCCACGGAGCGGCGCTTGAAGCGGCGCGGCCAGGGGCCGAGCAGCACGCCGCCGCCGATGGTGCGCAGCGGCGAGTAGGAGCGCATCACGAAGCGGTCGCCGAAGACGCCGACCATGGGCTCCTCGAAGCGGATCTGCGCGGGCGCGCTCTCGCCGGGCAGGAGCTCGTCGCGGTCGAGCAGGTAGACGCGGGCCATGACCTCGCGGCTGCCGTGGTGGAAATGGAACTGCTTGCGGTGCTTGAGCGGCTTGGTCGCGGACAAGAGCAGCGTCACGCGGGCGTCCCAGACCGTCGAGGGGAAGAGCGCGCCCGGCAGGGCCAGCACGTCGCCGCGCGCGATGTCCTCGACCTCCGCGCCGGAGAGGTTCACGGCCGTGCGGCGGCCCGCCTCCACCTGCTGCACGCTCTGCCCGTGCGACTGCAGCGTGCGCACCTTGACCGGGAGGGCCGAGGGATAGAGCGCGAGGTCGTCGCCCACCTTCACGCTGCCCGAGACCAGGGTGCCGGTGATGACCGTGCCATAGCCCTTCATGGTGAAGACGCGGTCCACGGGCAGGCGCAGGAGGTCCGAGCGCCGCCGCTCCGTGTGCGCGGAGACGATTGCCGCGACGGCCGCGCGCAGCTCGTCGAAGCCCGCGCCCGTGGACGAGGAGACGGGCACGATGGGCGCGCCGTCGAGGAAGGTGCCGGAGAGGAACTCGCGCACGTCCTCGGTGACCAGGGCCAGCCAGTCCTCGTCCACCATGTCGGTCTTGGTCAGGGCCACGAGGCCCGTGGTCGTGCCGAGCAGGGAGCAGATCTCCAGGTGCTCGCGGGTCTGCGGCATCACGCCCTCGTCCGCGGCGATGACCAGGAGCACGAAGTCGATGCCCGCCGCGCCCGCGACCATGTTCTTCACGAAGCGCTCGTGGCCGGGCACGTCCACGATGCCGAGGCGCTGCCCGTCCGGCAGGTCGTAGTAGGCGAAGCCGAGCTCGATGGTGATGCCCCGCCGCTTCTCCTCGGAAAGGCGGTCGCAGTCTATGCCGGTCAAGGTCCGAACCAGAGAAGTCTTGCCGTGGTCGATGTGCCCGGCCGTGCCCATGATGACTGCCATGCCGCCCTCCTGTGAAGCGCCGTTGCGCGAAACGTCTCCCTACCGTCTTCCCCCGGTCTCGCGCAAGGTGCAGGAGCTGCCGCGCCTTATGGCACAGGATGAAAATCGGGACGCGACCGGGGCGCGACCGGAGGCGGGACGGTGCGGCGCCGGGAACGGCCGAGGCCGGGACAGGGGTGACAAGACGGCGGCCCCGGGTTAGGAAGGGGGTTCGCGCATCGGCGCGGTAAAGGCGGTTTTTCGTTCCATGACATCCAGTCTTGTGCAGCACCCGGGTCCCGGGTGCATCGTCGAGTTCATGCAGGGCAACCAGCCGATGGTGGGCTTCGTGGCCGGAGAGAAATCCGGCCGGATGCACGTCTTCACCCAGACGGGCCGGGAGACGCTCGTGCCCGCGGCCCGGCTCCTGCCCTGGTCCGGCCCCGTCTACGAGGGCGTAACCACGCGCTCCGGCATGGAGGACGCCGTGCGGCGCCATGCCGAGCTGCGCAACTCCCTGGAGGCGGGCGTGGACGCCCTGGTCCTGTGGGAGCTCGCCCAGGGCGAGGTGGACGCGGCCGGGGCCGAGTGGTTCGCGGAGCTCACGGCCCAGGAGCCGGACGTGGACACGGTCGCGGCCGTGGGCCGCGCGCTCCTCGGCCGGAAGACGCACTTCAAGTTCCAGCCCCCGAGCTTCGCCATCTACTCCGCCGAAGAGGTGGAGCGCCGCATGGGCGAGGCCGAGCGCCAGCGGGTGGCCGAGCAGCTGGTCACCGCGGGCCGCGACTTCGTGAAGACGCTGTGGAACCTGCCCGCCGGGCAGACCCCGCCGCGCCTCGGCGACGACGCGACCGAGAACCGGCTGCGCCAGATCCTGCTCGCGCGCATCCGCGATCCCGAGGACCGCGAGAGCGAGGCCGTGTGGCGCGAGCTGCGCAAGGGCCTGCCCGAGAACCCGCACCTCGCGCTGCTCATCGCGCGCAAGTGGGGCCTCGTGCCGCCGCACTACAACTATCTGCTCGACCAGGCGGGCTTCGCCTGGGGCGACGGCTGGGCCGACGAGCACGCGGCCGAGACGGCGCGGCAGGCCGAGGCCGTGGCCGCCCTGTCCGAGCCGGATGCCGCCGACGCCGACTACGTGAGCATCGACTCCGCGACCACGCGCGACATCGACGACGCCTTCTCCATCCGCCGCGCGCCCGGCGGCATCCGCCTCTCGGTGGCCCTGGCCTGCCCGGCCCTGGCCTGGGAGTTCGGCGGCGAGCTCGACCGCGCGGTGCGCGACCGGGCCACGAGCATCTACCTGCCCGAGGGCGCGGCCTACATGATGCCCGAGGCACTGGCCACGGACATCTACAGCCTGGTGGCCAAAAAGGTCCGGCCCGCGCTGGTGGCCGAGTTCCTGCTGGCCGAGAACGGCGCGGTGCTCGAGAAGGACATCCGCTTCGCGCCCGTGCGCCTGTCCGCCAACGTGACCTACGAGGCGGCCGAAGAGGCCATCGCCGAGGACGCGGAGGAGACGGGACGCTACGGCCTGGCCCACGCCGTGGCCCGGGCGCTGCGCGAGCGGCGCATCGAGCGCGGGGCCGTGGTCATCCAGCGGCCCGAGCCCGAGATCTCGCTCACGGAAGAAAAAAATGACGTTCAAGTGGAGGTCGCGGAAAAGAAGGAGACGCCCGGCTCGCAGCTCCTGGTCAGCGAGTTCATGATCCTGGCCAACGAGGCCGCGGCCCTGTGGGCCCGCGAGAAGGGGATCGCGCTCCTGCACCGCACCCAGGACGTGGCCCTGCCGCGCGAGCTGGCCGGAATCTGGAGCGAGCCGCTGGACATCTTCCGCACGGTCAAGCAGATGGGGCCGAGCCTGCTCGAGGCCGCGCCCAAGCCCCACCGCGCGCTCGGGCTCGAGGCCTACGCGCCCTCCACCTCGCCGCTCCGGCGCTATCCGGACCTGATCAACTCCGCGCAGATCCACGCCTTCCTCACCCGGGGGCAGGCGCTGTGGGACGCGGAGGAGCTGGCCGCCATGCTGCCGCGCCTCACCGCCCGGCTGGAGGCGGCCTCCCAGGTGCAGCGCTTCAGGCCGCGCTACTGGAAGCTCCTGCACGTCAAGCAGACCCCGAAAAAGTTCTGGCACGCCGTGGCCGTGGAGGAATGCGGCAATCTGATCAACTTCTCGGTGCCGGAACTGCAGATCTTCGTGCGCGCGCCCAAGGACCTGTGCGGCGAGAAGTTCATCGCCGGGCAGCCCTGCATGCTGCGCTTCGGCAAGGCCGATCCCCTGAGCAACGAGATCCGCGTGGCCGAGGCCCTGGCGGAGTGATCATGCGGGGCCTGCCGGGAATCCCCCCGGAGTGACGACACGTTTCGTTTCCCAGGCCGTTCCAAGGCCTCGGATTCGCGGCGCAAAAAAAGCTCAGGCCCGGCGCGTATGGGAAAGTACACGCCGGGCCTGAGCTTTTTTGCGGCCAAGTTCTCGCCTTTCTGACAGCGGATGGAGACGAACCGGCATTTTCAGGCCGTTCCAAGGGTTCCGGATGCAAGGCGCAAGAGAGGTTCGAGCCCGACGCGTATTGCCGCATACGCGAGGGTTTGAACCTCTCGCGGCAACGCGGCAGACGAGGACTGTAGGGCAGCCCGCGGCCAATTTCTCGCCTCTCCGGCAGCGGATTGGGATGAACGGTATTTTCAGGCCGTTCCAAGGGTCCCGGATGCAAGGCGCAAGAGAGGTTCAAGCCCGACGCGTATTGCTTCATACGCGAGGGTTTGAACCTCTCGCGGCAACGCCGCAGACGGGGCCCTTGGGACGGCCTGAAATCAATCCTCGTCGACGTGGCCGAGTATGAGCCCCCAGAAGCCCCCGAAGCCGGTGATGCCGCCAATCTCCGGCGGCAGCGCGAACGAGCCTTCCGGGCGGTAGAGCCAGCCCAGGTGCGCCCGGCAGCCGCCGCACACGGCCACCTGCCAGGCATAGCCCGGAAACCACGAGAACTGCGCCACGAACGGCCCCTCGCCCTGGGCGCCGAAGACCCCGGCGAAGCAGCCGAGCTCGTAGACCAGCCCCGCGGGGTTGGAGAAGACGTGCACGTGCGCGCCGAAGGCCTCTATGCGCGCCCCCGCGGGCGCCAGGGTGTGGCCGCAGGAGCCGCAGCGCAGGAAGCGGTCGCCCCCGCCGCCGGGCGCGGCCTTGTCGCGCGTGTGGCCGGGCGTGCCTGGGGTGGGCGAGATGCGGCGCAGGAGAAAGGACGCGGGCGGCGGGGTCCGGCGCGCAGGCAGGCCCAGCCCTCCTCGCGGGAGACGCGGGACAGGAGCCGGGCGCGCGGGCATGGCCCGCCGGGCAGGCGCGACGTGATGCGGCCAGGGGTCCATGGTCGCAATATGCCACAGCCGCGCGACGATGGGAACGGGGGAAAAGGCTTTCGCGACACGAAAAACGTGTGGGGACGGCCCGTCTGGAGCGCAGCCCTGGCCCACGGGCTCTTCCGGGTGAAGCGTCAGGCCGGGGATTCCCCCCGGGCCAGGGATTCGTAGAGCCGGCGGTGCCCTTCGAGGTGCGGATGGTGGAGAAGCAGGGCCGCCAGGGTGCGGCAGGCGTCGAGCCGCCTGCCGAGCGCGGCCTGGCACCCCGCCAGGTCGCAAAGCAGCGTGGGATCGGCCGGGGCGGCCTCGAGCGCGCGCTCGAAGAGGCGCAGGGCCTCCTCGCGGCGCCCCTGGCGCACAAGATGCAGCGCCCCGTCCCGCAGATGGCGCAGATGCGCGACGACGGCCTTCCTGGACAGGGACATGGACGTTCTCCTTGGGCGTGATCGCCGCGGCCGCGCCTGCCCGCCGTGCGAACGGACGCAGGGCCGCCTGACGTACAA harbors:
- a CDS encoding cereblon family protein; translated protein: MPARPAPVPRLPRGGLGLPARRTPPPASFLLRRISPTPGTPGHTRDKAAPGGGGDRFLRCGSCGHTLAPAGARIEAFGAHVHVFSNPAGLVYELGCFAGVFGAQGEGPFVAQFSWFPGYAWQVAVCGGCRAHLGWLYRPEGSFALPPEIGGITGFGGFWGLILGHVDED
- a CDS encoding ribonuclease catalytic domain-containing protein — protein: MTSSLVQHPGPGCIVEFMQGNQPMVGFVAGEKSGRMHVFTQTGRETLVPAARLLPWSGPVYEGVTTRSGMEDAVRRHAELRNSLEAGVDALVLWELAQGEVDAAGAEWFAELTAQEPDVDTVAAVGRALLGRKTHFKFQPPSFAIYSAEEVERRMGEAERQRVAEQLVTAGRDFVKTLWNLPAGQTPPRLGDDATENRLRQILLARIRDPEDRESEAVWRELRKGLPENPHLALLIARKWGLVPPHYNYLLDQAGFAWGDGWADEHAAETARQAEAVAALSEPDAADADYVSIDSATTRDIDDAFSIRRAPGGIRLSVALACPALAWEFGGELDRAVRDRATSIYLPEGAAYMMPEALATDIYSLVAKKVRPALVAEFLLAENGAVLEKDIRFAPVRLSANVTYEAAEEAIAEDAEETGRYGLAHAVARALRERRIERGAVVIQRPEPEISLTEEKNDVQVEVAEKKETPGSQLLVSEFMILANEAAALWAREKGIALLHRTQDVALPRELAGIWSEPLDIFRTVKQMGPSLLEAAPKPHRALGLEAYAPSTSPLRRYPDLINSAQIHAFLTRGQALWDAEELAAMLPRLTARLEAASQVQRFRPRYWKLLHVKQTPKKFWHAVAVEECGNLINFSVPELQIFVRAPKDLCGEKFIAGQPCMLRFGKADPLSNEIRVAEALAE
- the selB gene encoding selenocysteine-specific translation elongation factor; the protein is MAVIMGTAGHIDHGKTSLVRTLTGIDCDRLSEEKRRGITIELGFAYYDLPDGQRLGIVDVPGHERFVKNMVAGAAGIDFVLLVIAADEGVMPQTREHLEICSLLGTTTGLVALTKTDMVDEDWLALVTEDVREFLSGTFLDGAPIVPVSSSTGAGFDELRAAVAAIVSAHTERRRSDLLRLPVDRVFTMKGYGTVITGTLVSGSVKVGDDLALYPSALPVKVRTLQSHGQSVQQVEAGRRTAVNLSGAEVEDIARGDVLALPGALFPSTVWDARVTLLLSATKPLKHRKQFHFHHGSREVMARVYLLDRDELLPGESAPAQIRFEEPMVGVFGDRFVMRSYSPLRTIGGGVLLGPWPRRFKRRSVEAARLLSLPQAAPEELVLFQLDMAGTAGLSFARLLVGTNLESRGLEKILNDLGGRQQALMFDREERAYVAGRICDELSASALAHVADYHRREPMKPGLPRGALASGWGRDVSPKLFHFLVERLLKKGELVQEQEMLRLPGHKVSLASDQAKLREAVLSAYAKGGVTPPNLKDVLDPLNVDFKAAAPVFKLLTDQGELVKVKEDMYFARSAVDSLVAMITEWFKQNDDLGPGSLRDLTGLSRKYAIPLLEWLDKEKITVRVGDKRLLRKR
- a CDS encoding tetratricopeptide repeat protein codes for the protein MSLSRKAVVAHLRHLRDGALHLVRQGRREEALRLFERALEAAPADPTLLCDLAGCQAALGRRLDACRTLAALLLHHPHLEGHRRLYESLARGESPA